A region of the Porphyrobacter sp. YT40 genome:
GCTGGCGACGATCGACGGGCCGAACCAGCAGGAAGCGAAGGCCTTCCTAGCCCGACTCGAGGCTCGGGGCTCACGCTCCGAATAACCTCGAAAATCCGCTGAGCACCTGACGCCCGTACCCCTGCCGGGGCTTCGTGCGGACTGGCGCGCGTGCGCGCGCTGCCGGGCTGCGCCCGGGGGGAGGGAGGGATGAAGGGAAGTGGTCCGGACAAGGGGTTCGGGCAAGCATCAGGAGACTTCCCATGAACATCGGTACCCTCAAGGCCAACGGCGACGGCGTCCACATCGGCCGTATCGTGACGATGGCATTCGCCGCGACCATCGCCCTGCGCGAGTTCGTCTCGACCAACGAGCGGGCCCCCGCCTTCGACGTGATGGCGCTCTCGGCCGACCGCCGCAGCTGGGTGAAGGTCGGCGCCCTCTGGGAATACACGTCGAACGAGACCGGCGAGGTGTTCCTCTCGGGCCGGATCGACGATCCGAGCCTCGACAAGCCGATCGACGTCGCGCTCTTCCGCCAGAACGACGACAGCTACAACGTCGCCTGGCGCCGGCCGCAGCGCAAGCGCACCCTGCCCGGCATGGTCAGCGAGAGCGACGGCGAGCTGCCGCCGCTGACCGCGACCGCGACCGGCGGCGAGCCCGAGCAGGCCGGTGCCACCACCGGCGGCGACGGCCTCGGCGAGAGCACCGCGCCCGCCCCGAAGGGCAAGGCCAAGGCGAAGGAGACCGCCGACGCCTGACGACAGCGTCCCCCCGGCCGGTGCGACCCCTCCCGCACCGGCCACTCACGAGGCCCGTCCGCGCGACCCCCGCGGGCGGGCCTTTTTACTGCCACCAGATCCTGGGCCGCCAACCGAGAAAAGGGGGAGGGAGAGCGCCAGACACCAAGGAGGCGAAGATGCACCGAACCCACACCATCGATCTCGGACCGGCGCCCTGGGGCGAGGAGTGCGCCCAGATCGGGCATACGCCCAATTTCCCGGCGGTCAACCAGGCCGAGGTCGCGCTCTTCCGGGCCGCGCTGCTCGCGCGCTACGGCCAGCCCCCCGACAACGTCAGGCTCCACGCCCGCGCGAACGATCACGACTTCGGCCGCTACTACACTCTCGAGGCCGAGGCGACGGACGAACTTACGGAGGACGTGACCAGATACCTCGACGATCTCGAGAGCGGCATCGAGCGATGGCACCATGCGGGTTTCTCACCCCCCGATTTCGATGCGGTCGCCCGCGATAACGACGTTCCCGCCTTCGTCGATGCCGCCGTCCGCGGCGCTCTCAACATCACGCGCCCGGGAGCCGACGGAACCTTCTTCCCCGAAGACAACGCCACCCTCAACGCCAACTTGCGCAAGGCCTTCCCCGCGAGCGCCGCCGCAGCGACTGCCTGAAAGGACAGCCAATGGCCGACCATTACACGAAAACCGCATTCGTCCTTGAACTCGAGAAGCGTGACCTCGTGTTCCTCGCCGAGCTCGTCGAACTCGATCTCTCGAACATGCCGGAAGAGGATTGGCAGGAGCAGTTTGACCAGCGCTCGGCCAGGTTCAAGAACGCCTTCGCCGGATCGGACGAGGATCCCTTCGAGGCTTACCGGGCAATATTCAGCGACGGCGATTATCCGGAACCGGGCTTCGACATCCACTGCTGCGGCGAGACCGACTCGGGGCGCGAGCGGATCATTATCTCGGGCGATCAAATCGACCCCGAAACTCTCGCCAACATCGTCCAAGCGGCTTGTCCCTCGGCGCTCCCGACGGGCTTCTGCTACAGTTACGGCTGCAGCAAGCTGCGGCCCGACGAGTTCGGCGGGGGATTCGTCCTCATTACCGAGAATGACATCGTCTTTCGCGGCAGCCAGGAGGGACTCGCGTCAGCACTCGCCCAGCTCGACGATGAAGATGGCCGCTCGCTTGTACTGACCACCAGACATCCCGAACACGGGCTGTCCTACTGGAACAGCGAACGCGGTTTTGGACGCCTCGCCGACGCCACCGTATTCAGCCCAAGCGAGGCCGCTCGCCACGATCCGGTGATCGCCAACGACGAACCCGAATGGACGACGATGCCGCGGTGGCCGCAATGAGCGGCACGGACCTGCGCAGGATGCGCGACCGGCGCGATGAAACGCAGCGACTGCTCCTGACCATCCGGCAGAAGGTGCACCGAGACGCCGAAGCTGCGGTCAGGGCATCGCATTCGCTTCCATTTACCCACGGTCGGCATTCGACGAGCTGGACGCGCCACCACGAAGCCGCTTTCCGCCGAAACCAGGGCGCGCTTCTGAGCGATCGTCGAAAGGAGATCGGCGCGCTGGAGGCCAAGCTCGCGCGGCAGAACAGAGCGATCACCGATCACCACCTGCGCAGCGCACGCGCCGGCGCAAATGCTTGACGGCGCGATACGCGCGGCACAGCATGGCGGAATGCCGACGAAGGAAACCATCGACACGAGCCACGGCAAGGTGTGGATCACGCACTTCGACAATGGCGACGTTTCGATCTGGACGCCTCCGCGCTCCCGCCAAAGCGACATCGTCGCCGAGACCGTGAACGGCCGCGCCGCGTGGAAGCCGAAATATAAGGCATGGATCGCTCCCGCCGTCCACGCACAGCAGATCATCGAAGAGCTACAGGATCTCTGACGGCGACGCGGCCGATTTGGGTCCGAACGATTAAACCGACCTACATTCCTGGAAACCCAGCGGAGAGTCTCATGAAACTCGACGATCGCATCTTCGTGGCTACGCTGGCGACTGGCATAGGCTATGCCGACCGCACACGCGAAGAACACGGGGACTGGAAACGCCTCGCCATCCTATTCTTCTCCGACCTCCGGGCCGAGATAGCTCCCGACTGCCCTGCCGATCTGGAAGCCCAAATCCGAGCCCATATGGCGACCATTCAAGCGCGCAGGGGAGAGCCTTACCAGGTCTCGACCTCAGGTCAGACAATCACACTGGGTCATGCGCTCGAGGGCGCAAGATAGCCGTACCCCGGTTCGACAGGGATCAATCCTGAACACCTGACGCACGTGCCCCTGCCGGGGCTTCGTGCGGACTGGCGCGCGTGCGCGCGCTGCCGGGCTGCGCCCGGGGGGAGGGAGGGATGAAGGGAAGTGGTCCGGACAAGGGGTTCGGGCAAGCATCAGGAGACTTCCCATGAACATCGGTACCCTCAAGGCCAACGGCGACGGCGTCCACATCGGCCGTATC
Encoded here:
- a CDS encoding DUF736 domain-containing protein: MNIGTLKANGDGVHIGRIVTMAFAATIALREFVSTNERAPAFDVMALSADRRSWVKVGALWEYTSNETGEVFLSGRIDDPSLDKPIDVALFRQNDDSYNVAWRRPQRKRTLPGMVSESDGELPPLTATATGGEPEQAGATTGGDGLGESTAPAPKGKAKAKETADA